In the Populus trichocarpa isolate Nisqually-1 chromosome 1, P.trichocarpa_v4.1, whole genome shotgun sequence genome, one interval contains:
- the LOC18095274 gene encoding uncharacterized protein LOC18095274, whose translation MPSGAKKRKAAKKRREQEANNNNNSSISTNNPQGNDDPKSHDERESDGGEVGTPVSQDQHNHQHPFNEGNGESEKGGPLPSDSLADQNKPMEVVTGDAEGSLKVESEDNIAVNIEREVNSKQNVESKNVFIEHVDSSKESHDEDDRSSSSSSFSNESQAFEKKSKEANDEEKENGSFSEEVKQIPENEKPVKEADSNSVLETASADLVNPAVPISETAKVVIEIAQVENPEVLEVVESGFEDDEDKLLPVSNEIAEVSPAIVVPKKNEDKVFPISDENVRASANVVASSAYGNVGKTLVSSVSHSAETGNGEEKTKYTDARQSTENKPLLACGPRVAERTLWMSCCGIFDVLTGSK comes from the exons ATGCCATCCGGTGCTAAGAAGAGGAAAGCAGCCAAGAAAAGGAGGGAACAGGAggccaacaacaacaacaactctTCAATCAGTACCAACAATCCTCAAG GAAATGATGACCCAAAAAGCCATGATGAAAGAGAGAGTGATGGTGGTGAGGTTGGTACCCCTGTATCACAGGACCAACACAACCACCAGCATCCATTTAATGAGGGGAATGGAGAATCTGAGAAGGGAGGCCCGTTGCCTTCTGACTCATTAGCCGACCAGAACAAGCCCATGGAGGTAGTCACTGGGGATGCAGAAGGAAGCCTAAAAGTTGAATCAGAGGACAACATTGCTGTAAATATTGAGAGAGAAGTGAACTCTAAGCAAAATGTGGAgagtaaaaatgtttttatcgaGCATGTTGATTCTTCTAAGGAATCTCATGATGAAGATGACAGGAGTTCTAGCAGTAGTAGTTTCAGCAATGAGTCTCAAGCTTTCGAGAAGAAATCGAAGGAAGCCAatgatgaagaaaaggaaaatggttCTTTTTCTGAAGAGGTGAAGCAGATCCCCGAAAATGAGAAACCAGTCAAGGAAGCTGATAGTAATTCAGTTTTGGAAACTGCTTCTGCTGATTTGGTTAATCCTGCGGTGCCTATATCTGAGACAGCAAAAGTTGTTATTGAGATTGCTCAAGTTGAAAATCCAGAGGTTCTGGAAGTGGTTGAATCTGGTTTTGAGGATGATGAGGACAAATTGTTGCCTGTATCCAATGAGATTGCTGAAGTTTCACCAGCTATTGTAGTgccaaagaaaaatgaagataaagttTTTCCTATTTCAGATGAGAATGTTAGGGCATCTGCAAATGTGGTTGCTTCTTCTGCATATGGAAATGTAGGGAAAACATTGGTATCATCAGTCAGTCATTCTGCTGAAACTGGTAATGGtgaagaaaaaaccaaatacaCTGATGCTCGTCAAAGTACTGAAAATAAG CCTCTTCTTGCTTGTGGTCCACGAGTAGCAGAAAGAACATTGTGGATGAGTTGCTGTGGTATATTTGATGTTCTTACAGGCTCCAAATAG